A genome region from Crossiella equi includes the following:
- the leuD gene encoding 3-isopropylmalate dehydratase small subunit, which yields MKPFTTHTGVGVPLRRSNVDTDQIIPAVYLKRVTRSGFEDGLFAAWRNDPDFILNSEPFRNGSVLVAGPDFGTGSSREHAVWALGDYGFRVVISSRFADIFRGNSGKAGLLAAQCEQSDVEQLWKLLEAEPGTEVTVDLESKTVRAKEFQATFQVDDYTRWRLLEGLDDIGLTLRHAESVDAFEKSRPSWLPRTLPARSG from the coding sequence ATGAAGCCGTTCACCACGCACACCGGGGTCGGGGTGCCCCTCCGACGGTCCAACGTGGACACCGACCAGATCATCCCGGCGGTCTACCTGAAGAGGGTCACCCGGAGCGGCTTCGAGGACGGGCTGTTCGCCGCCTGGCGCAACGACCCGGACTTCATCCTCAACTCCGAGCCCTTCCGGAACGGGTCCGTCCTGGTGGCCGGGCCGGACTTCGGCACCGGGTCCTCCCGGGAGCACGCCGTCTGGGCGTTGGGGGACTACGGCTTCCGAGTGGTGATCTCTTCACGGTTCGCCGACATCTTCCGGGGCAACTCCGGCAAGGCCGGACTGCTGGCCGCCCAGTGCGAGCAGAGCGATGTCGAACAGCTCTGGAAGCTCCTGGAGGCCGAGCCGGGCACCGAGGTCACTGTGGACCTGGAGTCGAAGACGGTCCGAGCCAAGGAGTTCCAGGCCACCTTCCAGGTCGACGACTACACCCGCTGGAGGCTCCTGGAGGGCCTCGACGACATCGGTCTGACCCTGCGACACGCCGAAAGCGTTGATGCGTTCGAAAAATCGCGGCCAAGTTGGCTGCCCCGGACCCTCCCGGCCCGCAGCGGCTGA